A single window of Caldimicrobium thiodismutans DNA harbors:
- a CDS encoding nicotinamide-nucleotide amidohydrolase family protein, translated as MRGALLFIGDELISGRILNTNAEFAGKILSATGLKLTEIVTVPDEEPQIIKTFKRLLEEYDFVITSGGLGPTEDDLTTEAITKALNLELKESKTLLSAILSSGEYKGTLGMAKKMSMLPEGAEILSEDSKMLGFYLHYQGKKLFFLPGVPEQFRFLLKDRVIPLLCEVRGGERGICKEERILKNFIFFDLNETDLNQFILSLKGKEEIKIGYYPLIPEVRLVLLGDKEKVEEVGNQIKERFKVNLISEEDESLPVITGKILMERRLTLATAESCTGGYLASLITSISGSSAYFERGFVTYSAQSKIELLGVKEETLREKGIYSFETALEMAYGARLIAKTDFALSTTGIAGPTGGTAEIPVGTVFIGLSVPHRVFALHFRFEGDRQTIQRMASYTALDLLRRYLLYGESLFSYRFALGFKERTF; from the coding sequence ATGAGGGGGGCTCTTCTTTTTATAGGTGATGAGCTTATTTCAGGGAGGATTTTAAACACTAATGCAGAGTTTGCAGGAAAAATCCTTTCCGCTACAGGGCTTAAACTCACAGAAATCGTAACCGTTCCTGATGAGGAACCTCAAATTATTAAGACTTTCAAGCGCCTTTTAGAGGAATATGACTTTGTTATAACCTCAGGTGGCCTTGGGCCAACAGAGGATGATCTAACCACTGAGGCAATTACTAAGGCCCTAAATCTTGAACTCAAAGAGAGTAAAACCCTTCTTTCTGCCATTCTATCCTCAGGTGAATATAAAGGAACTTTGGGTATGGCCAAAAAGATGTCTATGCTTCCAGAGGGTGCTGAAATCCTCTCTGAGGACTCAAAGATGCTTGGTTTCTATTTGCACTATCAAGGGAAAAAACTTTTCTTTCTCCCAGGCGTTCCTGAACAATTTAGATTTCTTTTAAAAGATCGTGTTATTCCCCTTCTCTGTGAGGTAAGAGGTGGTGAAAGAGGTATTTGTAAAGAAGAAAGGATCCTTAAAAATTTTATTTTCTTTGATCTTAATGAGACGGATCTCAATCAATTTATTTTGAGTCTTAAAGGCAAAGAAGAGATAAAAATTGGTTATTATCCTCTTATTCCTGAGGTTAGATTAGTTCTTCTTGGGGATAAAGAAAAGGTTGAGGAGGTTGGAAATCAGATTAAGGAGAGGTTTAAAGTTAATTTGATAAGTGAAGAAGACGAATCTTTACCTGTGATTACTGGAAAAATTTTAATGGAGAGAAGGCTTACTTTAGCAACTGCTGAATCCTGCACAGGGGGGTATCTGGCAAGTTTAATCACATCTATTTCAGGATCTTCAGCCTATTTTGAAAGAGGTTTTGTGACCTATAGTGCCCAGAGTAAAATAGAGCTTTTAGGTGTGAAAGAGGAGACCCTTAGAGAAAAAGGGATTTACAGCTTTGAAACAGCTCTTGAGATGGCTTACGGGGCAAGATTAATAGCGAAAACAGATTTTGCCTTATCTACAACTGGCATTGCTGGTCCAACAGGAGGAACTGCAGAAATCCCTGTAGGTACAGTCTTTATCGGTCTTTCCGTCCCCCACAGGGTCTTTGCCCTGCACTTTCGTTTTGAGGGAGATAGACAGACTATCCAAAGGATGGCCAGTTACACAGCCCTTGATCTTTTAAGGAGGTATCTCCTGTATGGTGAGAGCCTTTTTAGCTATAGATTTGCCCTCGGATTTAAAGAAAGAACTTTTTAA
- a CDS encoding RNA ligase: MREHEEIKIYLKACWEKNPYLKKYNWEDWEKAYDAGKVIFSTWKDLSFFRINKDFKAYPVGTFFNESLFVRGYPSIPRIYVLKTGLIRYLSYPFYAEEKIEGYNVRLVKIGKDILAFTRRGYVCPFATDRWEDFLPTIPNFLNKYPDFVICCEVAGPENPFVSEWPPYLKRDIHFFVFDFAQKGTGEFLPGSRKINLLQKFKLNHPEISGPFHPEKDYEKIKDLIRRYHREGREGLVFKPEEKGTRVKYVTPYSNLTDLKVVFPYLGEVDPHFISLRLIRLLLNLYEFEEFKDEVYKTLGTNLFEEALKSIKEKKVFDEVFRVRFKNLENYHALLAHFKQARVNIEIIKQSWENGYFLVEFKKIYPRATQFWGQKLEGWGEVD; the protein is encoded by the coding sequence TTGAGAGAACATGAAGAAATTAAAATCTATCTCAAGGCCTGCTGGGAAAAAAATCCCTATTTGAAAAAGTATAACTGGGAAGACTGGGAAAAGGCTTATGATGCTGGCAAAGTAATCTTTTCCACCTGGAAAGATCTTTCCTTTTTCAGAATAAATAAAGATTTTAAAGCTTATCCAGTAGGCACCTTTTTCAATGAGTCTCTTTTTGTTAGGGGTTATCCTTCCATCCCGAGAATTTATGTTCTCAAAACTGGTCTCATAAGATACTTAAGCTATCCCTTTTATGCAGAAGAAAAGATTGAAGGCTATAATGTTAGGCTGGTTAAGATAGGAAAGGACATCTTAGCCTTTACACGCAGGGGATATGTCTGCCCCTTTGCTACAGATCGCTGGGAAGACTTTTTACCAACTATTCCAAATTTCCTGAACAAATATCCTGATTTTGTAATATGTTGTGAGGTAGCTGGTCCAGAAAATCCCTTTGTAAGTGAATGGCCCCCTTATCTTAAAAGGGACATCCATTTCTTTGTCTTTGACTTTGCCCAAAAGGGGACAGGAGAGTTTTTACCAGGCTCAAGAAAAATAAACCTTTTGCAGAAATTCAAGCTGAATCATCCTGAGATCTCAGGCCCCTTTCATCCAGAAAAAGATTATGAAAAAATCAAAGACCTTATTCGGAGATATCACAGAGAAGGTAGAGAAGGTCTTGTTTTTAAACCTGAGGAAAAGGGCACAAGGGTAAAATATGTAACACCCTATTCAAATCTGACTGATCTAAAGGTAGTTTTTCCTTATCTTGGAGAGGTAGATCCTCACTTCATTAGTTTGAGATTGATAAGGCTCCTGCTAAATCTTTATGAATTTGAAGAATTCAAGGATGAAGTCTATAAAACTCTGGGAACTAACCTCTTTGAGGAGGCTCTTAAATCAATAAAAGAAAAAAAGGTCTTTGACGAAGTTTTCAGGGTAAGGTTTAAAAACTTAGAAAACTATCATGCTCTTCTTGCTCATTTTAAACAGGCCAGAGTAAATATTGAGATAATAAAACAGAGCTGGGAAAATGGCTATTTCCTTGTAGAATTTAAAAAAATCTATCCAAGGGCAACCCAGTTCTGGGGACAAAAATTAGAGGGGTGGGGAGAAGTTGACTGA
- the rtcA gene encoding RNA 3'-terminal phosphate cyclase, which produces MLIIDGSYGEGGGQILRTALSLSLILQKPFKIIKIRAGRQKPGLQPQHLACVKASKIISSAITEGDTLHSQELIFIPQKKPQKETYTFDIGTAGSTSLLLQTLFYPLSFSEGATLYLKGGTHVPHSPTYHYLEKVWLPVIKNFGFRGNLKLERPGFYPQGEGIVFSQIEKKEKLKLPFLTYGFTPDEIEILSFITDNLPSHILERQAKSALTILSKENLESKVKYETLKSLSPGTMLFITATDGEKRAGFSTLGKKGFPAEEVGKTSALAFLKFLETKTQFEEHLGDQLLLPASLALLESPSSKFSYTVSCITMHLLTQGWLIPQFLDKIKIRIEGKLKEKGEVFLERT; this is translated from the coding sequence TTGCTCATCATTGATGGATCTTATGGAGAAGGTGGAGGCCAGATTCTTCGCACAGCCCTTTCCCTCTCCCTAATTCTTCAGAAACCCTTTAAAATAATTAAAATCCGAGCTGGAAGACAAAAACCAGGCCTTCAACCTCAGCATCTGGCCTGTGTAAAGGCCTCTAAAATTATATCCTCTGCTATAACAGAGGGAGATACTTTGCATTCCCAGGAACTTATCTTTATCCCACAAAAAAAACCTCAAAAGGAGACCTATACCTTTGACATTGGGACTGCTGGCTCAACCTCCCTCCTTCTTCAAACTCTCTTTTATCCCCTTTCCTTTTCCGAGGGTGCTACCCTTTACCTTAAAGGTGGAACCCATGTGCCCCACTCCCCTACCTATCATTATCTTGAAAAGGTCTGGCTTCCAGTGATAAAAAATTTTGGATTCAGAGGGAATCTTAAGCTTGAAAGACCAGGTTTTTACCCACAAGGTGAGGGAATTGTCTTTTCACAAATAGAAAAAAAAGAAAAACTCAAGCTTCCCTTTCTAACTTATGGCTTTACCCCAGATGAAATAGAAATCCTAAGTTTTATTACTGATAATCTTCCTTCTCATATTCTTGAAAGACAGGCAAAATCTGCTCTAACTATTCTTTCAAAGGAAAATTTAGAGTCAAAGGTCAAATATGAGACATTAAAAAGCCTCTCTCCAGGCACTATGCTTTTCATAACAGCAACGGACGGGGAGAAAAGAGCAGGCTTTTCCACCCTTGGTAAAAAGGGATTTCCTGCTGAAGAAGTGGGCAAGACCTCTGCCCTTGCCTTTTTAAAGTTTCTGGAAACTAAAACCCAGTTCGAAGAACATTTAGGAGACCAGCTTCTTTTACCAGCAAGCCTGGCCCTTCTTGAAAGCCCCTCCAGTAAATTTTCTTACACTGTTTCTTGTATAACCATGCATCTTTTAACTCAAGGCTGGTTAATTCCACAATTTCTGGATAAAATAAAGATTAGAATTGAAGGAAAGTTGAAAGAGAAAGGAGAGGTATTTCTTGAGAGAACATGA
- the thpR gene encoding RNA 2',3'-cyclic phosphodiesterase has protein sequence MVRAFLAIDLPSDLKKELFKLSKLTLPEGLKVKWVEEANFHLTLHFFGNLPETLIEKISKGGQRIFEPISPFTLNIDEVGIFPVGGNPRVLWIGLKDQSNILKEIDKKLRELLKKLKLEKKEKFHPHITLFRIKELHDIRAFQDYFKRLQEETQKIKGFSFPVKEIVFFKSELKPQGPVYTPLRVFPLRGGAL, from the coding sequence ATGGTGAGAGCCTTTTTAGCTATAGATTTGCCCTCGGATTTAAAGAAAGAACTTTTTAAATTAAGTAAGCTCACTTTACCTGAGGGACTTAAGGTGAAATGGGTAGAGGAGGCGAATTTTCATCTTACCCTTCACTTTTTTGGTAACCTACCTGAAACTCTGATTGAAAAAATATCCAAAGGAGGTCAAAGGATTTTTGAGCCTATAAGTCCCTTTACTTTAAATATTGATGAGGTTGGGATTTTCCCAGTAGGTGGCAACCCAAGGGTTCTGTGGATAGGTCTTAAGGATCAGTCTAATATTTTAAAGGAAATAGATAAAAAATTAAGAGAACTTCTTAAAAAGTTAAAGCTTGAAAAGAAGGAAAAATTTCATCCCCATATTACCCTCTTCCGAATTAAAGAATTACACGATATCAGGGCCTTTCAAGATTATTTTAAGAGATTACAGGAGGAGACCCAAAAGATAAAGGGCTTTTCCTTCCCGGTTAAGGAAATTGTTTTTTTTAAGAGTGAACTGAAACCACAGGGTCCTGTTTATACGCCTTTAAGGGTTTTTCCTTTGAGGGGAGGTGCCTTATGA
- a CDS encoding peptide-binding protein, which translates to MKNRKFLKVILIFLGFFLLLISYVFSKEATQSSKAPDYGDTLIIGTIADASILVPMLATDAMSHIVAGNILRGVVKYAPDLTIVGDLAERFEISKDQRVITFYLKKGVKWEDGVEVTAFDVEFGFKLITNPNIPSAYASDFLEVKEFKVLDKYTFRVTYKKPFALALSSWGNLVVLPKHLLEGKDLKYIQSVFGRRPVGNGPFRFEVWEPQTQIKLKFNPLNFEGRPYLDRIIYRVIPDPSTLFMELRSQGIDWISLTPLQYKKLQEETIKRDFQIYRYLAFAYTYIGYNLREPLFQDKRVRKALCFAIDKKKVVMGALLGQGIPAYGPYKPDAWFYNPAIEGSCSYNPEKALNLLSEAGFRKGRDGLLYKDGRPFEFTLLTNQGNLSRLLTAQIIQQELAKVGIRVNIRVMEWTTLIHQFIDKRRFQAVILGWTTGPDPDLYDIFHSSKIQSPGLNFIGYQNPEVDRLLEEGRYTLNREKRKKIYYRLQEVLAEDQPYTFLYIPMSLEAIHKRFRGIQPSSLGISYNIERWWVPKVEQKYLVP; encoded by the coding sequence GTGAAAAATAGAAAATTTTTAAAAGTTATTCTTATTTTCTTAGGTTTTTTTCTTTTATTGATCTCTTATGTATTTTCAAAAGAGGCTACCCAGTCCTCAAAAGCTCCTGATTATGGAGATACGCTGATTATTGGAACCATTGCAGATGCAAGCATACTTGTGCCGATGCTTGCAACAGATGCTATGAGTCATATTGTGGCTGGGAATATTTTAAGAGGGGTAGTAAAGTATGCTCCTGATCTTACCATTGTTGGAGATCTGGCAGAAAGGTTTGAAATCTCAAAGGATCAAAGGGTAATTACTTTCTATCTCAAAAAAGGGGTTAAGTGGGAAGACGGGGTAGAGGTAACTGCTTTTGATGTTGAATTTGGCTTTAAACTTATTACAAATCCCAATATCCCCTCAGCCTATGCCAGTGATTTTCTTGAGGTCAAAGAGTTCAAGGTGCTTGATAAATATACTTTTCGTGTGACCTATAAGAAGCCCTTTGCCCTTGCTCTTTCATCCTGGGGAAATTTAGTTGTTTTGCCCAAGCACCTTCTTGAAGGTAAGGATTTAAAATATATTCAGAGTGTTTTCGGAAGAAGACCTGTGGGAAATGGCCCCTTTAGGTTTGAAGTCTGGGAGCCTCAGACTCAAATTAAACTAAAATTTAACCCCCTTAACTTTGAAGGGAGACCCTATCTTGATCGTATCATCTATCGGGTTATTCCTGATCCTTCCACACTATTTATGGAACTTCGTTCTCAAGGTATTGACTGGATAAGTCTTACCCCTCTTCAATACAAAAAGCTTCAAGAGGAGACTATTAAAAGGGACTTTCAGATTTATCGCTATCTTGCCTTTGCTTATACTTACATTGGCTATAATTTAAGGGAGCCTCTTTTTCAGGATAAAAGAGTAAGAAAGGCCCTGTGTTTTGCCATTGACAAGAAAAAAGTTGTTATGGGAGCTCTGCTTGGACAGGGTATCCCAGCCTATGGTCCCTATAAGCCCGATGCCTGGTTTTATAATCCAGCTATTGAAGGGTCTTGTTCTTATAATCCTGAAAAAGCCTTGAATCTTCTATCTGAGGCCGGTTTTAGAAAGGGAAGAGATGGTCTTTTATATAAAGATGGCAGACCCTTTGAATTTACTCTTCTTACCAATCAGGGGAACCTTTCAAGGCTCCTTACCGCCCAGATTATTCAACAGGAACTTGCCAAAGTTGGCATAAGGGTAAATATCCGGGTTATGGAATGGACAACCCTAATCCACCAATTTATAGATAAAAGAAGATTTCAGGCGGTGATTCTTGGCTGGACCACAGGCCCTGACCCAGATCTTTATGATATCTTTCACTCTTCAAAGATCCAGAGTCCAGGCCTTAATTTTATAGGCTATCAAAATCCTGAAGTTGATCGTTTACTTGAAGAAGGAAGATACACCTTGAATAGAGAAAAGAGAAAAAAAATTTATTATAGACTTCAGGAAGTCCTGGCAGAGGATCAGCCCTATACCTTTCTTTATATCCCTATGAGTCTTGAGGCTATTCATAAAAGGTTTCGTGGTATTCAGCCTTCAAGTCTTGGTATATCCTATAATATTGAGAGATGGTGGGTTCCTAAGGTAGAACAAAAATATTTAGTTCCATAG
- the fabG gene encoding 3-oxoacyl-[acyl-carrier-protein] reductase, which yields MLQGKIALVTGASRGIGRAIAKELARAGAEVVINYLGSEDKAKEVKDSIEAIGGKAHLSRFDVSKPEEVKKALKEIEETLGNIHILVNNAGITRDTLFIRMKEEDWDAVLKTNLFSAFYVTQAVLPMMLKTRWGRIINISSVVAFTGNPGQVNYATAKAGLIGFTKALSLEVAGRNITVNAIAPGYIETDMTEKLPEKVKEAFLQEIPLKRAGLPEEVAYLTVFLASDQASYITGTVFHINGGLFRG from the coding sequence ATGCTTCAAGGAAAGATTGCACTTGTTACAGGTGCTTCAAGGGGAATCGGAAGGGCAATAGCCAAAGAGCTTGCTCGGGCTGGTGCTGAGGTAGTAATAAACTATCTTGGTTCAGAAGATAAGGCCAAAGAGGTAAAAGACTCTATTGAGGCCATAGGAGGAAAAGCCCATCTATCTCGCTTTGATGTATCCAAGCCAGAGGAAGTAAAAAAGGCCCTTAAAGAAATTGAGGAAACCCTCGGTAACATTCATATTTTGGTTAACAACGCTGGTATTACAAGGGATACCCTTTTTATTCGAATGAAAGAAGAAGACTGGGACGCTGTGCTTAAGACCAATCTTTTTTCTGCCTTTTATGTTACTCAGGCGGTCTTACCTATGATGCTTAAAACCAGATGGGGAAGAATAATTAACATCTCTTCAGTAGTTGCCTTTACTGGAAATCCCGGACAGGTCAATTATGCAACTGCTAAAGCAGGGCTAATTGGCTTTACCAAGGCTCTATCCTTAGAAGTTGCTGGAAGAAATATCACAGTTAATGCTATTGCTCCGGGATATATAGAGACAGATATGACAGAAAAATTGCCAGAAAAGGTAAAAGAGGCCTTTTTACAGGAGATTCCCCTTAAAAGAGCTGGGCTTCCTGAGGAGGTTGCTTATTTAACTGTTTTTTTAGCAAGTGACCAGGCAAGTTATATAACTGGCACAGTTTTTCACATAAATGGAGGCCTTTTCCGGGGCTAA
- a CDS encoding phosphatidylglycerophosphatase A family protein: protein MKKPLFKKDWFHLFFATGAFVGFIPPFPGTLGALEGIFLYQITLEMALYVKLLLSIFFILIGLLSSSYVSVLLNNKDPDEVVIDEVAGAYIACLGKTTILELVLVFILFRIIDITKPFPLKRLESLRGGWGIMLDDILAGIMTNLIVGLIIIFSKVSL, encoded by the coding sequence TTGAAAAAACCCCTTTTTAAAAAGGACTGGTTTCACCTTTTTTTTGCAACAGGCGCCTTTGTAGGATTCATTCCTCCCTTTCCAGGCACCCTGGGGGCTTTGGAGGGGATTTTCCTCTATCAAATAACTCTGGAAATGGCCTTATATGTAAAACTTCTTTTAAGTATTTTTTTTATTTTGATTGGCCTTTTATCCTCCAGCTATGTATCCGTCCTTTTAAATAACAAAGATCCTGATGAAGTTGTTATTGATGAGGTTGCTGGAGCATATATTGCCTGCCTGGGTAAGACCACTATATTAGAACTTGTCCTTGTATTTATTTTATTTAGAATTATAGATATAACAAAGCCCTTTCCTTTAAAGAGACTTGAGAGTCTCAGGGGAGGATGGGGGATTATGCTTGATGATATCCTTGCGGGTATTATGACCAATCTCATTGTAGGTCTTATAATTATATTTTCTAAGGTGAGTTTATGA
- a CDS encoding precorrin-2 dehydrogenase/sirohydrochlorin ferrochelatase family protein: MTEYYPIFLNLKNRLCVVIGGGKVAERKVLSLVKAGAKVKIISPEVTEALKKIIRDYNLQWEGRPYQEGDLKEAFLVISATNSPEVQKKVFQEAEARKIPCNVVDKPELCSFIVPSKVQRGDLLIAISTGGASPAVARRIREKLESFFGEEYTIYLILMRKIREKILESRLSPEEKERKLQTFALAPIPEYIKNGDFTFLITLLEKEGLSELIPELNILYKSSRDK, encoded by the coding sequence TTGACTGAGTATTATCCTATCTTTTTAAACCTTAAAAACAGGTTATGTGTAGTTATAGGGGGGGGGAAGGTTGCAGAAAGAAAGGTCCTTTCCTTAGTTAAAGCCGGTGCAAAGGTTAAGATTATTTCGCCTGAGGTCACTGAAGCACTTAAGAAAATCATTAGGGATTATAATCTTCAATGGGAAGGAAGACCCTATCAAGAGGGAGACCTTAAAGAGGCCTTTCTTGTTATCTCTGCAACCAATTCACCAGAGGTGCAAAAAAAGGTTTTCCAAGAAGCTGAAGCAAGAAAAATCCCCTGCAATGTGGTGGATAAACCTGAGCTTTGTTCCTTCATTGTGCCCTCAAAAGTTCAAAGAGGTGATCTTCTAATTGCCATTTCTACAGGTGGAGCAAGCCCGGCTGTGGCAAGAAGAATTCGGGAAAAACTGGAATCCTTTTTTGGAGAAGAATATACAATTTATCTTATACTTATGCGTAAAATTAGAGAAAAAATCCTGGAAAGTCGCTTATCCCCTGAGGAAAAAGAAAGAAAACTTCAGACCTTTGCCTTAGCCCCGATTCCCGAATATATAAAAAATGGCGATTTTACATTTTTAATTACTCTTCTTGAAAAGGAAGGGCTTTCTGAACTTATTCCTGAGCTAAATATTCTTTATAAATCCTCCAGAGATAAATAA
- a CDS encoding ATP-binding protein — translation MEKKLPIGISSFVEIRSEPYYYVDKTHFVAKLVSEGKYYFLSRPRRFGKSLFVDTLKQAFLGRKELFQGLYLEKNWDWSVRYPVIHIDFGGGEVKGIEALEKWILQQLEEHQNLYDITCKWKDDYHACFRELILKLSQKYASKVVVLVDEYDKPILDCIEDRETAKAIRDVLKNFYSVLKPLDAYLKFVFLTGVSKFSKVSLFSGLNQLNDITLDKRFAEICGYTQKELEEVFREELEDKDLKLIKCWYNGYSWLGEPVYNPFDVLLYLKKRTFHPYWFETGTPSFLIKLLVEKKFYIPQLSELMASERLLGSFDVDFIEPENLLFQTGYLTIKGVEEIPSGYLYYLSYPNKEVKVSLNNYIVDYLTRKGPESARLTLKLTRALREGRVSAFGEVLKTLFLGIPYEWYRSNEIAGYEGYYASVVYSFLEGAGFEVILEDYTSLGRIDLTIIFEERCFIVEFKVVEMEGESPKAIEQLKEKGYHEKYRGKFKELYLLGFDFSKDTKNIVSYNWERI, via the coding sequence ATGGAGAAAAAACTTCCCATTGGAATTTCAAGCTTTGTGGAGATTCGCTCAGAGCCTTATTATTATGTGGATAAAACTCATTTTGTAGCCAAACTTGTCTCCGAAGGAAAATACTATTTTCTCTCTCGCCCAAGGAGATTTGGAAAATCCCTTTTCGTGGACACCTTAAAGCAGGCCTTTCTTGGAAGAAAGGAGCTTTTCCAGGGGCTCTATCTTGAAAAGAACTGGGACTGGAGTGTCAGGTATCCTGTTATTCATATTGATTTTGGGGGAGGAGAGGTTAAAGGTATAGAAGCCCTTGAGAAATGGATTCTTCAGCAACTTGAGGAACATCAAAATCTTTATGATATTACCTGTAAATGGAAAGATGATTATCATGCCTGTTTCAGGGAACTAATCTTAAAACTTTCTCAAAAATATGCATCTAAAGTGGTAGTTCTTGTTGATGAATATGACAAACCCATTCTTGATTGCATTGAGGATAGAGAGACCGCAAAGGCAATAAGAGATGTCCTCAAGAACTTTTATAGTGTTCTTAAGCCCCTTGATGCTTATTTAAAATTTGTTTTCCTAACAGGGGTTTCCAAATTTTCAAAGGTCTCTCTTTTTTCAGGGCTAAATCAGTTAAATGACATTACCCTTGATAAGAGATTTGCAGAAATCTGTGGATACACTCAGAAAGAGCTTGAAGAGGTCTTCAGAGAAGAATTAGAAGATAAAGACTTAAAGCTTATAAAATGCTGGTATAATGGTTATTCCTGGCTTGGTGAACCCGTTTACAATCCCTTTGATGTGCTTCTCTATCTTAAGAAAAGAACCTTTCACCCCTACTGGTTTGAGACAGGAACTCCCAGTTTTCTTATTAAACTCCTTGTGGAAAAGAAATTTTATATCCCCCAGCTTTCAGAGCTTATGGCTTCAGAGCGCCTCCTTGGAAGCTTTGATGTGGACTTTATTGAACCAGAAAACCTTCTCTTTCAAACAGGCTATCTCACCATAAAAGGTGTTGAAGAAATCCCATCGGGATACCTCTATTATCTTAGTTATCCCAATAAAGAGGTTAAAGTTTCCCTGAATAATTACATAGTGGATTATTTGACAAGGAAGGGGCCTGAGAGTGCAAGGCTTACCCTTAAATTAACCAGGGCATTGAGGGAGGGAAGGGTTTCCGCCTTTGGAGAGGTTTTAAAGACCCTTTTTTTAGGGATTCCCTATGAGTGGTATAGAAGTAATGAAATAGCAGGTTATGAAGGGTATTATGCCAGTGTGGTTTATAGTTTTCTTGAAGGGGCAGGCTTTGAGGTAATCCTTGAGGATTATACAAGCCTTGGAAGGATTGATTTAACAATAATTTTTGAGGAGAGATGTTTTATAGTTGAGTTTAAGGTGGTTGAGATGGAAGGAGAAAGCCCTAAGGCAATAGAACAGCTTAAAGAAAAGGGGTATCACGAAAAATATAGAGGGAAGTTCAAAGAGCTCTATCTCCTTGGCTTTGATTTTAGTAAAGATACCAAAAACATAGTTTCCTATAACTGGGAAAGAATTTAA
- a CDS encoding phosphate-starvation-inducible PsiE family protein, whose product MNLQNYFLKLYTLSIRFTYNLAIIILILVLAVILIRIVFDLGFLISEKTIRLSIKELLVNVLSLIVILELVRAFVEYFEHHRLRMEVLLETLIAFSIREFMIFLFEGHAKEIEIFYWTLGIFLLVLARSLAIVIKPSLSKGKRISPIRSFRRNLKGITGEK is encoded by the coding sequence ATGAATCTTCAAAACTATTTTCTTAAACTTTATACCTTAAGTATAAGATTTACTTATAATCTGGCTATCATCATTTTAATTTTGGTTTTAGCTGTAATTCTAATAAGAATAGTTTTTGATCTTGGATTTCTTATTTCTGAAAAGACAATACGCTTAAGTATAAAGGAACTACTTGTTAATGTTTTATCTCTTATAGTAATTTTGGAGCTTGTCAGGGCCTTTGTTGAATATTTTGAACATCATCGTCTTCGCATGGAGGTCCTCCTTGAAACTCTTATTGCCTTTAGTATAAGAGAATTTATGATCTTTCTTTTTGAGGGACATGCTAAGGAAATTGAGATCTTTTATTGGACCTTAGGTATATTTTTACTGGTTTTAGCAAGGAGTTTGGCTATAGTAATTAAGCCTTCCTTAAGTAAGGGCAAAAGAATATCTCCAATAAGGAGCTTTAGGAGAAATCTTAAAGGGATAACCGGTGAAAAATAG